In Oncorhynchus nerka isolate Pitt River linkage group LG21, Oner_Uvic_2.0, whole genome shotgun sequence, the following are encoded in one genomic region:
- the LOC115103505 gene encoding KN motif and ankyrin repeat domain-containing protein 2-like isoform X1 codes for MAQVLHMDPSFPGVKLTPSAPPSLHGKEQEAPYSVETPYGYRLDLDFLKYVNDIEKGNTIKKVPGQRRPRYGSLPRGYGYTGSWWTSTESLCSNTSQDSRQSSFSYCAPGYHPHSSHSHSQRPSFSTARVEKTLLDARRKLEEEKEGAPRRFSSTLGSMHNSMAGSTTSLSSAHSYNRTHGGGTGSFTPMSSGMSTPVSPTPAHLQHVREQMAVALRKIRELEEQVKTIPVLQVKISVLQEEKRQLSVQLKSQKFLGHTLGFGRVGRPRGELYIDIPEEEVSSGAEATTRVAAGPLSPTTPTSPEGSRPQADSGCEIEDTVIVGGARPAGQREVRTIGVGPEEARGRQQVDVGIGVKEQDLGLVPETEALKSQVGQLEGQLKRTMQELQAAQQQVQAAQRERQALAPQANHSVRATSLSWQEQQGRSLQTVVSFTQQPHHRAQRTVGIQVYTLEQPATVVGVGTLLRAEGCSSPSLPPGGTVLEGTHRGHAQALGPEDAAVELPIAISSKQVREVLRSELSTSVPVTNPAIAIDTIGNQMALLHLKEGETPQHTAINTVHYHEDPSKPAAAASPQTALRSIMKHKAEGEPGSPSTKKNLQFTGVNGGYESTSSDDSSSESSEESDASEYHETTEKLPEAPESAAGRHQQAAAVQVSSTRLEHATPLPTTTVQPPACQPSSERSTSQSATISLGLQHVSTLSPTLNTAVQQCASDSTPTETTYPSPANDCVRQGSIVQSSVPDPIPQECTSINTSTEPTTPEQCTIQSAPTCSAPPKPPRCQPEATNSEVKQGVTQSNTTDVTVQLDAIQSQTTDLAPQHWATQLSATEQSSQQRIVQSSASTPAPGNAPSAAGAANQETRLEFSESLMASLHALQKALGEPNAFSQQAARTAYTTVLQEWLRVSCHKAADTAMVRAYMDTFSSVSPQLLKFVVNMADGNGNTALHYTVSHSNFPVVKLLLDTGLCNADKQNKAGYTAIMLTALAAFHSDSDLHTVLQLLRTGDVNAKASQAGQTALMLAVSHGRGDMVRALLSCGAQVNIRDDDGSTALMCACEHGHVDIVRQLLSVPGCDVTLTDNDGSSALSIALEASQNDIAVLLYAHLNFAKPPSPVSPKSPLLGSSPPSGETK; via the exons TGAAGCTTACCCCGTCCGCTCCCCCCTCCCTGCATGGGAAGGAGCAGGAGGCGCCCTACTCTGTGGAGACCCCCTACGGCTACCGTCTGGACCTAGACTTCCTCAAGTATGTCAACGACATTGAGAAGGGCAACACCATCAAGAAGGTGCCCGGTCAGCGCCGGCCCCGCTACGGGTCTCTCCCCCGGGGGTACGGCTACACAGGCTCCTGGTGGACCTCCACAGAGTCCCTGTGCTCCAACACCAGCCAGGACAGTCGCCAATCATCCTTCTCCTACTGCGCCCCAGGCTACCACCCACACagctcccactcccactcccagaGGCCCAGCTTCAGCACGGCCCGGGTGGAGAAGACCCTGCTGGACGCCCGCAGGAAgttggaggaagagaaagaagggGCCCCCAGGAGGTTCTCCAGCACACTGGGTAGCATGCACAACAGCATGGCCGGATCCACCACCTCCCTGAGCAGCGCCCACAGCTACAACCGCACCCATGGAGGAGGAACGGGCTCCTTCACCCCCATGAGCTCCGGCATGTCCACGCCTGTGTCGCCCACCCCGGCCCACCTGCAGCATGTGAGAGAGCAGATGGCGGTGGCTCTCAGGAAGATCCGGGAGCTGGAGGAGCAGGTGAAGACCATCCCTGTGCTCCAGGTGAAGATCTCTGTGCTGCAGGAGGAGAAGAGGCAGCTAAGCGTCCAGCTGAAGAGCCAGAAGTTTCTGGGACACACCCTTGGCTTTGGCAGAGTGGGCCGGCCCCGAGGGGAGCTCTACATCGACAtcccagaggaggaggtgagcTCTGGAGCTGAAGCCACCACCAGGGTTGCAGCAGGGCCTCTGtcccccaccacccccaccagTCCTGAGGGCTCCAGGCCGCAGGCAGACTCAGGCTGTGAGATTGAGGACACGGTGATCGTGGGTGGAGCGCGGCCGGCTGGGCAGAGGGAAGTGCGTACCATTGGGGTGGGACCAGAGGAGGCGAGGGGCAGGCAGCAGGTGGATGTGGGCATTGGGGTGAAGGAGCAGGACCTGGGGCTGGTGCCGGAGACAGAGGCCCTGAAGAGCCAGGTGGGCCAGCTGGAGGGCCAGCTGAAGAGGACGATGCAGGAGCTGCAGGCTGCCCAGCAGCAGGTGCAGGCAgctcagagggagaggcaggctCTGGCCCCCCAGGCAAACCACTCGGTCAGGGCCACCAGTCTGAGCTGGCAGGAGCAGCAGGGACGCAGCCTGCAAACAGTAGTCAGCTTTACCCAGCAGCCCCATCACCGGGCGCAGAGAACTGTGGGAATCCAGGTGTATACGCTGGAGCAACCAGCCACTGTGGTGGGGGTGGGCACGTTGCTCCGAGCAGAGGGGTGcagctccccctccctccctccaggtggTACAGTCCTGGAGGGAACCCACAGAGGACATGCACAGGCCCTGGGCCCAGAGG ATGCAGCTGTTGAGCTGCCCATCGCCATCTCCTCCAAACAGGTCCGAGAGGTCCTAAGAAGTGAGCTGTCCACCTCTGTGCCTGTCACTAATCCTGCCATCGCCATTGATACCATTGGTAATCAGATGGCTTTGCTGCatctgaaggaaggagagacacCCCAGCACACTGCCATAAACACCGTCCATTATCATGAAGACCCATCAAAGCCAG CTGCAGCAGCCTCTCCCCAGACCGCCCTGAGGTCCATTATGAAACATAAGGCAGAAGGAGAACCTGGCTCTCCATCCACCAAGAAGAACCTGCAGTTCACTGGAGTCAATGGAGG GTATGAGTCCACCTCCTCAGACGACAGTAGCAGTGAGAGTTCAGAGGAGAGTGATGCCAGTGAATATCATGAGACCACAGAGAAACTACCAGAAGCACCAGAGTCTGCTGCGGGACGGCACCAGCAAGCAGCAGCAGTCCAAGTCTCCTCCACAAGGCTAGAGCATGCCACCCCGCTCCCAACCACCACCGTCCAACCACCAGCCTGTCAACCTTCCTCTGAGCGGAGCACCAGCCAATCAGCAACCATAAGCTTAGGACTGCAGCATGTATCCACCTTATCACCAACCTTGAACACTGCCGTGCAGCAATGTGCCTCTGACTCTACCCCCACTGAGACTACCTACCCATCTCCAGCCAATGACTGTGTCCGTCAGGGGAGTATTGTCCAATCATCAGTCCCAGACCCTATCCCTCAGGAGTGTACCTCCATAAATACTAGCACGGAACCCACTACACCTGAGCAGTGCACCATCCAATCAGCACCTACCTGTTCTGCACCCCCCAAGCCACCCAGATGCCAACCAGAAGCCACTAACTCGGAGGTAAAGCAGGGTGTCACCCAATCAAATACCACTGATGTCACCGTTCAGCTAGATGCCATCCAATCACAAACTACTGACCTCGCCCCTCAGCATTGGGCTACCCAATTGTCAGCTACTGAACAAAGCTCCCAGCAGAGGATAGTCCAATCATCAGCCTCGACACCAGCACCTGGAAACGCCCCAAGTGCTGCTGGAGCAGCCAATCAAGAAACCAG ACTGGAGTTCAGTGAGagcctgatggcatctctccatgCCCTGCAGAAAGCCCTGGGTGAACCAAATGCTTTCAGCCAGCAAGCAGCA AGGACAGCCTACACCACGGTGCTCCAGGAGTGGCTTCGTGTGTCCTGTCACAAGGCAGCTGACACTGCCATGGTCAGGGCCTATATGGATACCTTCTCCTCCGTCTCCCCACAGCTGCTGAAGTTTGTGGTCAATATGGCCGACGGCAACGGCAACACGGCCCTGCACTACACCGTCTCCCACTCCAACTTCCCTGTGGTCAAGCTGCTGCTGGACACTG GCCTGTGCAACGCTGACAAGCAGAACAAGGCCGGGTACACAGCCATCatgctgacagctctggctgcctTCCACTCTGACAGTGACCTTCACACTGTCCTGCAGCTGCTGCGCACAGGAGACGTGAACGCCAAAGCCAGCCAG GCGGGTCAGACGGCGTTGATGCTGGCAGTGAGTCACGGGCGAGGGGACATGGTACGGGCGCTGCTCTCCTGCGGGGCACAGGTCAACATCCGCGACGACGACGGCTCCACGGCGCTCATGTGTGCCTGCGAGCACGGCCACGTCGACATCGTGCGTCAGCTGCTGTCTGTGCCAGGCTGTGATGTCACCCTCACTGACAAC
- the LOC115103505 gene encoding KN motif and ankyrin repeat domain-containing protein 2-like isoform X2: protein MAQVLHMDPSFPGVKLTPSAPPSLHGKEQEAPYSVETPYGYRLDLDFLKYVNDIEKGNTIKKVPGQRRPRYGSLPRGYGYTGSWWTSTESLCSNTSQDSRQSSFSYCAPGYHPHSSHSHSQRPSFSTARVEKTLLDARRKLEEEKEGAPRRFSSTLGSMHNSMAGSTTSLSSAHSYNRTHGGGTGSFTPMSSGMSTPVSPTPAHLQHVREQMAVALRKIRELEEQVKTIPVLQVKISVLQEEKRQLSVQLKSQKFLGHTLGFGRVGRPRGELYIDIPEEEVSSGAEATTRVAAGPLSPTTPTSPEGSRPQADSGCEIEDTVIVGGARPAGQREVRTIGVGPEEARGRQQVDVGIGVKEQDLGLVPETEALKSQVGQLEGQLKRTMQELQAAQQQVQAAQRERQALAPQANHSVRATSLSWQEQQGRSLQTVVSFTQQPHHRAQRTVGIQVYTLEQPATVVGVGTLLRAEGCSSPSLPPGGTVLEGTHRGHAQALGPEDAAVELPIAISSKQVREVLRSELSTSVPVTNPAIAIDTIGNQMALLHLKEGETPQHTAINTVHYHEDPSKPAAAASPQTALRSIMKHKAEGEPGSPSTKKNLQFTGVNGGYESTSSDDSSSESSEESDASEYHETTEKLPEAPESAAGRHQQAAAVQVSSTRLEHATPLPTTTVQPPACQPSSERSTSQSATISLGLQHVSTLSPTLNTAVQQCASDSTPTETTYPSPANDCVRQGSIVQSSVPDPIPQECTSINTSTEPTTPEQCTIQSAPTCSAPPKPPRCQPEATNSEVKQGVTQSNTTDVTVQLDAIQSQTTDLAPQHWATQLSATEQSSQQRIVQSSASTPAPGNAPSAAGAANQETRLEFSESLMASLHALQKALGEPNAFSQQAARTAYTTVLQEWLRVSCHKAADTAMVRAYMDTFSSVSPQLLKFVVNMADGNGNTALHYTVSHSNFPVVKLLLDTGLCNADKQNKAGYTAIMLTALAAFHSDSDLHTVLQLLRTGDVNAKASQAGQTALMLAVSHGRGDMVRALLSCGAQVNIRDDDGSTALMCACEHGHVDIVRQLLSVPGCDVTLTDNDGSSALSIALEASQNDIAVLLYAHLNFAKPPSPHLTRT from the exons TGAAGCTTACCCCGTCCGCTCCCCCCTCCCTGCATGGGAAGGAGCAGGAGGCGCCCTACTCTGTGGAGACCCCCTACGGCTACCGTCTGGACCTAGACTTCCTCAAGTATGTCAACGACATTGAGAAGGGCAACACCATCAAGAAGGTGCCCGGTCAGCGCCGGCCCCGCTACGGGTCTCTCCCCCGGGGGTACGGCTACACAGGCTCCTGGTGGACCTCCACAGAGTCCCTGTGCTCCAACACCAGCCAGGACAGTCGCCAATCATCCTTCTCCTACTGCGCCCCAGGCTACCACCCACACagctcccactcccactcccagaGGCCCAGCTTCAGCACGGCCCGGGTGGAGAAGACCCTGCTGGACGCCCGCAGGAAgttggaggaagagaaagaagggGCCCCCAGGAGGTTCTCCAGCACACTGGGTAGCATGCACAACAGCATGGCCGGATCCACCACCTCCCTGAGCAGCGCCCACAGCTACAACCGCACCCATGGAGGAGGAACGGGCTCCTTCACCCCCATGAGCTCCGGCATGTCCACGCCTGTGTCGCCCACCCCGGCCCACCTGCAGCATGTGAGAGAGCAGATGGCGGTGGCTCTCAGGAAGATCCGGGAGCTGGAGGAGCAGGTGAAGACCATCCCTGTGCTCCAGGTGAAGATCTCTGTGCTGCAGGAGGAGAAGAGGCAGCTAAGCGTCCAGCTGAAGAGCCAGAAGTTTCTGGGACACACCCTTGGCTTTGGCAGAGTGGGCCGGCCCCGAGGGGAGCTCTACATCGACAtcccagaggaggaggtgagcTCTGGAGCTGAAGCCACCACCAGGGTTGCAGCAGGGCCTCTGtcccccaccacccccaccagTCCTGAGGGCTCCAGGCCGCAGGCAGACTCAGGCTGTGAGATTGAGGACACGGTGATCGTGGGTGGAGCGCGGCCGGCTGGGCAGAGGGAAGTGCGTACCATTGGGGTGGGACCAGAGGAGGCGAGGGGCAGGCAGCAGGTGGATGTGGGCATTGGGGTGAAGGAGCAGGACCTGGGGCTGGTGCCGGAGACAGAGGCCCTGAAGAGCCAGGTGGGCCAGCTGGAGGGCCAGCTGAAGAGGACGATGCAGGAGCTGCAGGCTGCCCAGCAGCAGGTGCAGGCAgctcagagggagaggcaggctCTGGCCCCCCAGGCAAACCACTCGGTCAGGGCCACCAGTCTGAGCTGGCAGGAGCAGCAGGGACGCAGCCTGCAAACAGTAGTCAGCTTTACCCAGCAGCCCCATCACCGGGCGCAGAGAACTGTGGGAATCCAGGTGTATACGCTGGAGCAACCAGCCACTGTGGTGGGGGTGGGCACGTTGCTCCGAGCAGAGGGGTGcagctccccctccctccctccaggtggTACAGTCCTGGAGGGAACCCACAGAGGACATGCACAGGCCCTGGGCCCAGAGG ATGCAGCTGTTGAGCTGCCCATCGCCATCTCCTCCAAACAGGTCCGAGAGGTCCTAAGAAGTGAGCTGTCCACCTCTGTGCCTGTCACTAATCCTGCCATCGCCATTGATACCATTGGTAATCAGATGGCTTTGCTGCatctgaaggaaggagagacacCCCAGCACACTGCCATAAACACCGTCCATTATCATGAAGACCCATCAAAGCCAG CTGCAGCAGCCTCTCCCCAGACCGCCCTGAGGTCCATTATGAAACATAAGGCAGAAGGAGAACCTGGCTCTCCATCCACCAAGAAGAACCTGCAGTTCACTGGAGTCAATGGAGG GTATGAGTCCACCTCCTCAGACGACAGTAGCAGTGAGAGTTCAGAGGAGAGTGATGCCAGTGAATATCATGAGACCACAGAGAAACTACCAGAAGCACCAGAGTCTGCTGCGGGACGGCACCAGCAAGCAGCAGCAGTCCAAGTCTCCTCCACAAGGCTAGAGCATGCCACCCCGCTCCCAACCACCACCGTCCAACCACCAGCCTGTCAACCTTCCTCTGAGCGGAGCACCAGCCAATCAGCAACCATAAGCTTAGGACTGCAGCATGTATCCACCTTATCACCAACCTTGAACACTGCCGTGCAGCAATGTGCCTCTGACTCTACCCCCACTGAGACTACCTACCCATCTCCAGCCAATGACTGTGTCCGTCAGGGGAGTATTGTCCAATCATCAGTCCCAGACCCTATCCCTCAGGAGTGTACCTCCATAAATACTAGCACGGAACCCACTACACCTGAGCAGTGCACCATCCAATCAGCACCTACCTGTTCTGCACCCCCCAAGCCACCCAGATGCCAACCAGAAGCCACTAACTCGGAGGTAAAGCAGGGTGTCACCCAATCAAATACCACTGATGTCACCGTTCAGCTAGATGCCATCCAATCACAAACTACTGACCTCGCCCCTCAGCATTGGGCTACCCAATTGTCAGCTACTGAACAAAGCTCCCAGCAGAGGATAGTCCAATCATCAGCCTCGACACCAGCACCTGGAAACGCCCCAAGTGCTGCTGGAGCAGCCAATCAAGAAACCAG ACTGGAGTTCAGTGAGagcctgatggcatctctccatgCCCTGCAGAAAGCCCTGGGTGAACCAAATGCTTTCAGCCAGCAAGCAGCA AGGACAGCCTACACCACGGTGCTCCAGGAGTGGCTTCGTGTGTCCTGTCACAAGGCAGCTGACACTGCCATGGTCAGGGCCTATATGGATACCTTCTCCTCCGTCTCCCCACAGCTGCTGAAGTTTGTGGTCAATATGGCCGACGGCAACGGCAACACGGCCCTGCACTACACCGTCTCCCACTCCAACTTCCCTGTGGTCAAGCTGCTGCTGGACACTG GCCTGTGCAACGCTGACAAGCAGAACAAGGCCGGGTACACAGCCATCatgctgacagctctggctgcctTCCACTCTGACAGTGACCTTCACACTGTCCTGCAGCTGCTGCGCACAGGAGACGTGAACGCCAAAGCCAGCCAG GCGGGTCAGACGGCGTTGATGCTGGCAGTGAGTCACGGGCGAGGGGACATGGTACGGGCGCTGCTCTCCTGCGGGGCACAGGTCAACATCCGCGACGACGACGGCTCCACGGCGCTCATGTGTGCCTGCGAGCACGGCCACGTCGACATCGTGCGTCAGCTGCTGTCTGTGCCAGGCTGTGATGTCACCCTCACTGACAAC